The genomic segment GTTGCGGTACCGGACCGGGTCCGGACGGCGGGTTTCGTACCCGATGATCTTGCACGGTAATCCGGGGGAGGGGGCCCGCGGGGACCGGTACACTTGCCCCCGTGCTGCGCTGCGAAGGCTGAACCGCCCCGCGCCGACGGGAAATTCCACCCGCCGGCGCTTTCGCGTGCCCTGAATCAGCCCTTCCGGACCCGAGAGCGAGTACTCCGAGATGATCACTGCCACCGGCCTGGAACTGCGCGCCGGTTCCCGGATCCTGCTGTCCGACACCACCCTGCGGGTGCAGCCGGGGGACCGGATCGGCCTGGTCGGCCGCAACGGCGCCGGCAAGACCACCACCCTGAAGGTGCTCGCCGGGGAGGGGCAGCCGTACGGCGGCCAGATCGACCGGCGCAGCGCCATCGGCTACCTGCCGCAGGACCCACGTACCGGTGACCTGGACGTCACCGGCCGGGACCGGGTGCTCTCCGCCCGCGGGCTGGACGTGCTCATGGCGCAGATGAAGGAGCTGGAGAACAAGCTCGCCGAGGGCGCCGACGACGAGCGGCTGGTCCGCCGCTACGGTGCGCTGGAGGACCAGTTCGCCTCGCTCGGCGGCTACGCGGCCGAGGCCGAGGCGGCCCGCATCTGCGCCAACCTCGGCCTGCCCGACCGCGCTCTGGCGCAGACCATCGGCACGCTCTCCGGCGGTCAGCGCCGCCGCATCGAGCTGGCCCGGATCCTGTTCCGCGACGCCGGCGAGAACGGCGGCGGCATCCTGCTGCTCGACGAGCCCACGAACCACCTCGACGCCGACTCGATCACCTGGCTGCGCGGGTTCCTCGCCAACCACAAGGGCGGCCTGATCGTGATCTCCCACGACGCCTCGCTGCTGGAGGCCGTGGTCAACAAGGTCTGGTTCCTGGACGCCACCCGGTCCGTGGTCGACACGTACAACCTGGGGTGGAAGGCGTACCTGGAGGCGCGCGAGACCGACGAGCGGCGCCGCCGCCGGGAGCGCGCAAACGCCGAGAAGAAGGCCGGCGCCCTGATGGCGCAGGCGGACAAGATGCGGGCCAAGGCCACCAAGACCGTCGCCGCGCAGAACATGGCCCGGCGCGCCGAGCGCCTGCTCTCCGGCCTGGACGAGGTCCGCGTCGCGGACAAGGTCGCGAAGGTACGGTTCCCGAGCCCCGCGCCGTGCGGCAAGACGCCGCTGACCGCGACTGGCCTGTCCAAGTCGTACGGGTCGCTGGAGATCTTCACCGACGTCAACGTGGCGGTCGACCGGGGTTCCCGGGTGGCCATCCTCGGCCTCAACGGCGCCGGCAAGACCACGCTGCTGCGGATGCTCGGCGGGCTGCTGGAGCCGGACACCGGCGAGGTACGCCCCGGGCACGGGCTGCGGCTGGGCTACTACGCCCAGGAGCACGAGACGCTCGACGTGGACCGGACGATCCTGGAGCACATGCGCAGTGCCGCGTCCGACCAGACCGACACCGACCTGCGCAAGATCCTCGGCGCGTTCCTGTTCTCCGGCGAGGACGTGGACAAGCCGGCGGGTGTGCTCTCCGGCGGTGAGAAGACCCGGCTGGCGCTGGCCACGCTGGTCTGCTCCGGCGCCAACGTGCTGCTGCTGGACGAGCCGACGAACAACCTCGACCCGGTCAGCCGGGAGCAGGTGCTCGACGCGATCGCCCGCTATCCGGGCGCGATCGTGCTGGTCACGCACGACCCGGGCGCGGTCAGCGCGCTCAAGCCGGACCGCGCGATCCTGCTGCCCGACGGCGACGAGGACGCCTGGTCCGACGACCTGCTGGAGCTGGTCGAGCTGGCCTGACCCCGCCCGCCCTCCTCCCCCCACCCCCCAGGGCACTCTGCTGGTCGATCATGAAGGTGGCGGCATTTTTGGAGATCCACATCGCCGTCAACTTCATGATCGACGGGGTGGGGGGGGCGACCGTGGTGCCGCGTGTCGCTCGTCCGGCGGGGCGGTACGGATCAGCCGACCGGAAGGATCACTCTATCGGGAAGCTGACATTGCGTAGCGTGTCGGTTGGCGAATAGTTGATATCTGGCGCATGATCGTCCGAGGCGGTCTAATAGGTGGGACCGTATCCGAACCGCACAGTCTGGGACGTGAGGAATCAGCATGGCAGCCACCGGCACAGCCACCAGCACTGAGAAGGGTCGCCGGATCGTCGGGGCCGAGCGTCAGACGCTCGCCAAAGACCTGGTAAAGCGGTACACCGGCGGAGAGAGCATTCGTGCTCTGGCGGCCTCGACCGGCCGTTCCTACGGGTTCATCCACCGGGTGCTCACCGAGTCCGGGGTGCAGCTGCGGCAGCGCGGCGGCGCCCGGCGCCGGAAGAAGGCGTGACCCGCCCCCCAGCGTCGTCCACCAGCGTGTTGCGGGGCGTCCGGTGACCGCCGAGACGACCGGAGTGCGCTTCGACTGCGACGGGCCGGTCGCGACGGTGACGTTGTGCCGGCCCGACGTACTGAACGCCCAGACCCCGGCGATGTGGCGCGCGATGAGTGACTTCTCCCGCGACCTGCCCGGCGACGTGCGCGTCGTCGTCGTACGCGGGGAGGGGCGCGCCTTCTCCGCGGGCCTGGACCTGGCGGTCGCCGGTGCGACCGGGCCGGGCTCCTTCGCCGAGCTGGCCGCGATGCCGGAGGCGGAGTGCGCCGACCGGATCGCCGACTACCAGGGTGGGTTCACCTGGCTGCACCGGCCGGACGTGGTGTCGATCGCCGCCGTGCAGGGCCACGCCATCGGCGCCGGCTTCCAGCTGGCGCTGGCCTGCGACATGCGGGTGCTCGCCGCCGACGCGAAGCTCTCGATGGCCGAGGTGACCCTCGGCCTGGTTCCCGACCTGGCCGGCACGCGCCGCCTGGTCGAGCTGGTCGGCTACTCCCGGGCGCTGGAGATCTGCGCCACCGGCCGCCGGATGGACGCCGCCGAGGCGGACCGGATCGGCCTGGCCACGCTCGTGGTGCCGAACGACGAGCTGGACGGCGCCGTGCGTGATCTGTCCGCCGGGCTGCTCGCGAACAACCGGGACGCGATCGTCGAGATCAAGGCGCTGCTCGCGGGCGCGGCCGTACGCTCGCACGCCGAGCAGCAGCGCGCCGAGCGGGAGGCGCAGACCCGGCGGATCCGGGACCTGGCCGGGCGGGGCGAATAGCCGGTACGGCGATTTCGTAAGGACCGTCCGGGAAGATCTGGGTTACTCGCGAGGTTGTCACAGGCGTCGGGAGAATGGACTCCGACGGTTCATGCTGCCCCGACGACCCGGAGGTGACGAGTGTCCCACCCGATGGCCGGCGGCGGCATGGGCGGCTGGAGCATGCTCCGGTCGCTGCGTAACCGCGACGAGGTCTCCGCACACGAGCTCAAGCGCGGCACCGCCCGGCGGATCGTCGCGTTCGCCCGGCCCTACCGGCGCGACATCGTCGTCTTCCTGATCACCGTGGTCATCGCCGCGGTGATCGGCGTGGCCACGCCGCTGCTCGCCGGCGACGTCATCGACGCGATCGCCGGCGGTGGCCCCGACGCCCGCTCGACTGTGGTCCGCCTCGCGCTGATCATCGCCGCGCTCGCCGTGGCCGACGCGCTGTTCTCGCTGGTCCAGCGGTGGTATTCGGCCCGCATCGGCGAGGGCATCATCCTCGACCTGCGCACCCGGGTGTACGACCACGTCCAGCGGATGCCGCTGCAGTTCTTCACCCGCACCCAGACCGGCGCCCTGGTCAGCCGGCTCAACAACGACGTGCTCGGCGCCCAGCGGGCGTTCACCTCGACGCTGTCCGGCGTGGTCAGCAACGTCATCCAGCTCGTGCTCACCGCCGCGGCGATGCTCGTGCTGTCCTGGCAGATCACCGTGCTGGCGCTGGTGCTGCTGCCGATCTTCATCATCCCGGCCCGCCGGGTCGGCAGGCGACTGGCCGAGATCACCCGCGAGTCCTACAACCTCGACGCCAAGATGAACGCCACGATGACCGAGCGGTTCGGCGTCGCGGGCGCGCTCCTGGTCAAGCTGTTCGGCGCGCCGGAGGTGGAGGCCGACCGGTTCGCCCGCCGGGCCGAGCGGGTGCGCGACATCGGCATCCAGTCCGCGATGTACTCGCGGACGTTCTTCGTGGCGATGCTGCTCGTCGCGTCGCTGGCCCAGGCGCTGACGTACGGCGTCGGCGGCTGGCTGGCCGTCACCGGTGCGGTCAGCGCCGGCACCGTGGTCAAGCTGGCGTTGCTGCTGACCCGCCTCTACGGCCCGCTGACCGCCCTGTCGAACGTCCGGGTCGACGTGATGAGCGCGCTCGTCTCCTT from the Micromonospora sp. WMMA1947 genome contains:
- a CDS encoding ABC-F family ATP-binding cassette domain-containing protein, with protein sequence MITATGLELRAGSRILLSDTTLRVQPGDRIGLVGRNGAGKTTTLKVLAGEGQPYGGQIDRRSAIGYLPQDPRTGDLDVTGRDRVLSARGLDVLMAQMKELENKLAEGADDERLVRRYGALEDQFASLGGYAAEAEAARICANLGLPDRALAQTIGTLSGGQRRRIELARILFRDAGENGGGILLLDEPTNHLDADSITWLRGFLANHKGGLIVISHDASLLEAVVNKVWFLDATRSVVDTYNLGWKAYLEARETDERRRRRERANAEKKAGALMAQADKMRAKATKTVAAQNMARRAERLLSGLDEVRVADKVAKVRFPSPAPCGKTPLTATGLSKSYGSLEIFTDVNVAVDRGSRVAILGLNGAGKTTLLRMLGGLLEPDTGEVRPGHGLRLGYYAQEHETLDVDRTILEHMRSAASDQTDTDLRKILGAFLFSGEDVDKPAGVLSGGEKTRLALATLVCSGANVLLLDEPTNNLDPVSREQVLDAIARYPGAIVLVTHDPGAVSALKPDRAILLPDGDEDAWSDDLLELVELA
- a CDS encoding helix-turn-helix domain-containing protein yields the protein MAATGTATSTEKGRRIVGAERQTLAKDLVKRYTGGESIRALAASTGRSYGFIHRVLTESGVQLRQRGGARRRKKA
- a CDS encoding enoyl-CoA hydratase/isomerase family protein; amino-acid sequence: MTAETTGVRFDCDGPVATVTLCRPDVLNAQTPAMWRAMSDFSRDLPGDVRVVVVRGEGRAFSAGLDLAVAGATGPGSFAELAAMPEAECADRIADYQGGFTWLHRPDVVSIAAVQGHAIGAGFQLALACDMRVLAADAKLSMAEVTLGLVPDLAGTRRLVELVGYSRALEICATGRRMDAAEADRIGLATLVVPNDELDGAVRDLSAGLLANNRDAIVEIKALLAGAAVRSHAEQQRAEREAQTRRIRDLAGRGE
- a CDS encoding ABC transporter ATP-binding protein gives rise to the protein MAGGGMGGWSMLRSLRNRDEVSAHELKRGTARRIVAFARPYRRDIVVFLITVVIAAVIGVATPLLAGDVIDAIAGGGPDARSTVVRLALIIAALAVADALFSLVQRWYSARIGEGIILDLRTRVYDHVQRMPLQFFTRTQTGALVSRLNNDVLGAQRAFTSTLSGVVSNVIQLVLTAAAMLVLSWQITVLALVLLPIFIIPARRVGRRLAEITRESYNLDAKMNATMTERFGVAGALLVKLFGAPEVEADRFARRAERVRDIGIQSAMYSRTFFVAMLLVASLAQALTYGVGGWLAVTGAVSAGTVVKLALLLTRLYGPLTALSNVRVDVMSALVSFDRVFEVLDLRPSITEKPDAVPVPRGNGRVEFRDVRFRYPSAAEVSLASLEEVSTLDRTVNEPVLKGVSFAVEPGQMVALVGPSGAGKSTLSMLISRIYDVSDGQVLVGGVDVRDATLASLRDEIGVVTQDSHLFHETIRENLRYAKPDATDDEIWAALAGAQVADLVRALPDGLDTTVGERGYRFSGGEKQRIAIARLLLKAPSIVILDEATAHLDSESEAAVQRALSVALTGRTALVIAHRLSTVRDADQILVLDEGRIVERGRHDELVAVGGLYAELYRTQFAVTDSPAPHAEAEQPEPVVTTVPMGTYVAHEAMPPAAAN